Part of the Candidatus Limnocylindria bacterium genome, CCGCCAGGCCGCGCGGGTCGACCGCGCCGGTGTACGCGGCGGCCTCGGTGGTCCGGCCCTCGCGCACGGCATCGGCGAGCCGCGCCAGCACCGTCCCCAGGGACGGTTCGCGTGCGGTCGCTTCATCTGCGAGGCGCTGAAGCGCCCCCGCGGTGGCCTGCCGGTCCAACCCCTGTTTCCTCCGCCCGGGCTAAGAGTAGGACGCCCTTTCCCGGACAACGTGTCGTCTCGGGTGCTGATGCGGCGCAGCCGTCGTTACCCTGCTAGTCGGGCTCCAGCACGGTCGTGGCGGCGCGGTAGGTGCCCAGCGGCTGGACCCATTCGCAGCAGGTGGCCATGAGCGCAAGCGCCTCGCGGGCGGGGGAGGTCCGGGGGTCGGCCTCGAAGTCCAGGTAGAAGACGTAGTCCCAGGGCCCGGCGCGGCTGGGGCGGGACTCGATCTTCGTGAGCTGGACGCCGGCGGTCGCGAACGGCTGGAGCGTCCGCGTCAGCGCCCCGGGGACGTTCGCCGCGGCGTAGACGACGCTCGTCTTCCACGGTCCCGTCAGGAGCGGGGCGGGGACGCGACGGGCGACGGCGGCGTCGCCGTCGCGCGCGAGCGCGAAGAAGCGCGTGAAGTTGTCGGGGCTCGTCTCGATGGACTCGGCAAGGACCGTCAGTCCGTAGCGACCCGCCGCCCGCTTGCTCGCGATCGCCGCGATCGTCCGGTCGCCGGCGGCCGCGACATCGGCGGCCGCGCCGGCCGTGTCGTACGCGACCTCGGGCTGGATCTTCGCGCGCCGCAGGAAGTCCTCGACCTGCGCGAGCGCCTGCGGATGGGACCGCGCGATCTTGATGTCGGCGAGCTTCGCGCCGGGGACGGCGAGAAGGCAGTGACGGACGCGCACGACGGCCTCGGCGACGATGCGGACGCCGCGGTGGTTGCGCAGCAGGTCGTACACATCGGCGACCGACCCCGCGTGCGTGTTCTCCACCGGCACGACCGCGGCGTCGACCTCGCTGTTCTCGAGCGCAGCGAAGACTTCCGAGAATGTCCGGCGTGGCTGGAGCTTCTCATCCGGGAACAGCGCGGCGGCGGCGGCCTCAGAGAACGCGCCGGCCAGTCCCTGGTACGAGACGCTCAGCGATAGACCGCCGTGCGCCACTCCGCGTGACGCTTGTCGTCGCCGCGCGCGATCGCGAAGTACACGTCGCCGATGCGCCTCGCGATCGGACCGATCTTGCCGTCGCCGACGACGCGGCCGTCGACCTTCACGCACGGCGCGACCTGCGCGCCGGTGCCGCAGAAGAAGACCTCGTCGGCGATGAAGAGCTCGGTGCGATCGATCGCGCGCTCGCGGATCGTCAGGCCGAGCTCCTCGCGCGCGATGATCATGATGCTGTCGCGCGTGATCCCCTCGAGGATGTCGTCGCTGACGGACGGCGTGATGAGCTCGCCGTCGCGGACCATGAAGAGGTTCGCGCTGCCTCCCTCGGAGACGTGGCCGTCGCGCGTGAGGAAGATCGACTCGTCGGCGTTCGCATCGTGCGCCTCGTCTACGGCGAGCGCGGTGTTGATGTACGCGCCGGTGAGCTTGCCGCGCGCCGGGATCGAATCGTCCGCTGTGCGCCGCCACGTCGCGGTCCGCGCCGCGAGACCGGACGTCGGCAGATACGCGCCGATCGGGAACGCGTACATGCCGAAGCCGCTGCGCAGATCGTGTAGCGCGACCTTGATCGACCGCGCGGCCTTGTACGCGAGCGGACGGATGTAGACGTCGGTGCGGAACTCGTTGCGGCGCATGAGCTCGAGCGTGACGTCGGCGAGCACCCGGCTGTCGCCCGGAAGGTCGATGCGCAGGAGGCGGCAGTTGTCGCGCATGCGGTCGAAGTGCTCTTGCAGGCGGAAGACGTAGAGCTGTTCCTGCCCGGCGTTCCAGTACGCGCGGATGCCCTCGAAGACACCGGTGCCGTAGTTCAGCGCGTGCGTCGCGATGCTGACGTGCGCGTCGGCCAGCTTCTTGTAGACGCCGTCCTGGTAGGCCCACCCGGTCTCCGGGATCTCCGTGCCGAGTGCCGCCGTCTCCTTGAGCTGTTCTCGAACGCTGCTGGCCATCCGCTTCCTCCTCTAACAACAAGAAAAGCCTCCCGGTCTTGGGAGGCTTCGTTCCGCTGGTCTGGCTGTCTCGCTAGCTGAGCGCGCCTCCTCCGCCGGCTCCCTGAGGGAGCTCGATGACGATGACGAAGAAGACGAACCGTGCCATGAGGACGCGAACGCTAGAGCCAGCGCGCGGCGCCGTCAATGTCACAGCCGTCCGATGACCTCGCCGCGCTGCCAGACGCGCCGCGCGATCTCGAGCGCCACCACGTCGGTTGCGACGAATACGAGACCCAGGATCACCAGGCCCCAGCCGTCCGCGATGCGCGCGAAGGCGATGGCGAGCCCGCCGAAGAGAGCGGCGGAGAGGCCGATCATGACGCCGGCGAGCTGCTGGCCGGCACGGGTCGTCCGCACCAGGGCCGCGATGATGAGCACCCAGCTTCCCGCGCTCATCAGATAAAGGAACGCGACGACCAGGACCGCGAACAAGATCTCCGGTGGGAGGGCGAGGCGGATCCGTGTGGCTCCGAAGAGGAACGACCCGAGCACGTAATACACACCGAGGCTTCCGAGACAGATGAGCATGACCGGACCGACCATGCCCAGGAGCTTGCCGACCACGATGTCGATGTCGCGCACCGGCGATGCGAGAAGCGGCACGAGCGTCCCGTTCTCCTTCTCCTGCGTGAACGTCGACGCGATGAGCGCGACGCCGGACAGTGCGGGGATGAGCGTGCTCTGCAGCGCGAGCGCGAGGATCGAGATGTCGTTCGGCCCGCCCGGTTGGCTGCTGGCGCTCAGGACGAACAGGATCGGCAGGACCGCGAAGAAGCCGGTGCGGATGACCGAGGCGCGGTCGCCGTAGATCTCCCAGCGGATCTCGCGCCAGGCGATGAGCGCAGCCTTACCCATTCGATTCCCCGGCTTCGGCGACGATCGAGAAGTACGCGTCCTCGAGGGAACGCTCCTCGCGCACGAGCGTGATGACACTCGCGCCGCTCGCGAGCAGAGCGCGCAGCACCGCCGGATTCGTGGTCCCGGGTTCGTCGGCGTCGAACCTGAGAGCGTTGTATCCGTTCTGCGGGTCCGCCGGCTCCGCCTTCACGCCCGCGCGTGCCAGGGTCTCGCGCGCGGCAGTCGCATCGCCGGTGAACGAGACGATGAACCGGGGATGCGCATCCGCGCGGAGGTCGCCGGTGAGCCCTTCACGCGCGACTCGACCGCGATAGAGGACCACGACGCGGTCCGCGATGCGCTGCGCCTCGTCGAGGTCGTGCGTGCAGAGGAGGATCGCGCGGTGGCGAGCGCGGAGCGACACGATGAACGAGCGGAGCGAGCGCGCGGTCTCGGGATCGAGCGCGGTCGCGGGCTCGTCGAGCAGGAGGACGGGCGGGTCGTGCACCAGGCCACGCGCGATGGCGACCTTCTGCTTCATCCCGCGCGAGAACGCGCCGAGGCGGACGTCGAGGCGGTCCGACAGGCCGAGCAGCTTCGCGAGCTCCTCGGTGCGGTGTGCGGCGCCGGCGACGTCGTACAGGTGGCAGAAGAACGCGAGGTAGGCGCGAAGGGTCATGCGCTCGTAGAGCGAGGGTTGATCCGTGACCATCCCGCAGCGGCTGCGGATGCTGCCTGGGTCGGTGCGCACCGAGATCCCGTCGACGAGCACGTCGCCGTCGCTCGGGGCGAGGATGCCGGCGATGATGCGGCTCGCGGTCGTCTTGCCCGCGCCGTTCGGGCCGAGGAGCGCGACGATCTCGCCCGGCTCGACGCGGAACGAGACGTGGTCGAGCGCCGTCGTCCGCCCGAAGGAGCGCGACAGGTCGCGCACGTCGATCATCGAACGAGCATATGCGGCAATGCCCTAGCCTTCGGCCGATGGATCTCGTGCTCTCGCTGCACGGCCGCGTCGCGTGGGCTCTTGTCCTCTATTACACGCTCGTAGGCCTCTGGGGCATCGTGCGCGGCATCCGCGACCGCGGCCCGGACGCGAGCTACCGCGGCGCGATCGCGATCGCGGTGGTCGCCTCGGTCCTGCAAGGCGTGCTCGGGTCTTTGGTGCTCGTGTTCCGGGGCGCTCCGCGTGAGGGTGTGCACATCCTGTACGGGCTCGCGCTCGTCGTCGCGATGCCGCTCGCCGCGACGCTGGTGCGCGACCGCACCCCGCGTGGTCAGTCGATCGCGCTGGGTCTCGCCGCGCTGTTCACCGCCGGTCTCGCGATCCGCGGGATAACGACCGCCGCACTGGGCATATCGTTGCCGTGATGGACGTCGCTCCCGAGATCGATCCGGTACCTGACGTTTCGCGCGAAGCCCTTCAGGCGCTGCGCGGCGACTTCCTCTACTTCCAGGTCGCCGGCTCGGGTCCCACGTTCCCGGTCGCGCACCGGGCCGCCGACGCCTACCGCTCGTGGCTCACGTCGGTCGGCATGTTCTCGCACGTCGGGTACGACGCGTACAACGCGGGCCTCGATCAGGTGCGGGCCGACTTCGCCGCCGCGATCGGCGACGAGGGCGGCGCGACGCGCATCGCCCTCGCGCAGTCCGCGACCGACGGCCTGAACATCCTCATCGGCGGCCTGCGTCTTAAGCCGCGTATGCCGCGCAAGGGCGGCGCGCTCATCGTCACGACCGCGGAGGAGCACGGCAGTGCCCTGTTGCCGGTGTTCGCGCGCCGAGCGCGCGGCGATCGCGTGCAGGTGATCGCGCATCGCGACGACGCGAGCTTTCTCGACGACGTGCGGACGGCGTTCGCGGGCGGCGCCGAGGCGCTCGTCATCTCGCTCGTCGGATGCAAGAGCGGCAAGGTGCTCCCGGTCGCTGACGCGACCCGCATCGCACACGACGCGGGCGCGACGGTGATCGTCGACTGCGCGCAGGCGCTCGGCCAGATCCCGGTCGACGTCCGCGCACTTGGTGCCGACGCCTACGCGTTCCTCGGGTACAAGTGGCTGCACGGCCCCCTCGGCGTCGGCGCGTTCTGGGTGAACGATCCCGATCGTTTCGAAAGCACGCGGCTGGGCTGGCGTTCGCAGAGCGCGATGGATCTCGAGGGCCACGTGACCCTCAAGCCCGAGGCGTCGCGCTTCGAGATCGGCACCGTCGACGCCGGCGCGTTCCACGGACTGCGGCAGACCCTCGCGGTGCACCGCCAACTCGGTGCCACGGTGGGTCAGCGCATCCGCGCGCTGCGCGTTCGTCTGCTCGAGCGTCTCGCTGACCTCCCGTTCGACGTGCTCTCACGCCCGAGCGACCCGACCGGCATCGTCATCGTCGCGCCGCGCGGCGTGCCCGCGCTCGAGGTCGTCGAGCGCATGTGGCGCGAGCAGCGCATCGTCATCAAGCATCTGTCGGAGCCGGGTCTCGAGGCGATCCGCCTCTCCTTCTGGGCGCTCCACCAGGAGAGCGACATCGACCAGCTCGCCGACGCGTTCGCGCGCACGCTCGCCAGCCCCGTCCGCTGAGAGCGGCGGACCCTTCGGTATCGTTGAGGGCCGTGGCACCCCTCACCGGACAAGTCGCCATCGTCACCGGCGCGGGCCGTGGGCTCGGTCGTGCCGTAGCCGAGACCCTCGCGGGCCTCGGCGCGTCGGTCGTGCTCGCATCTCGCAACGCGCCGGAGCTCGACGAGGTCGTGAAGGTCATCAAACGTTCCGGTGGCCACGCGCTCGCGCAGACCGCCGACGTCGCCGACGAGCGTCAGGTGCAGGACCTCGGGCTCGCGACCGCGCGCTGGGTCGGACCGGCGTCGATCCTCGTGAACTGCGCCGGCATGGTCGACCCGATGACGCCCCTCTCGCGATCGGATCCCGCGCTGTGGCTGCGCAACATCGCGATCAACGTCGGCGGCACGTACCTCCCGCTCCGCGTCGTGCTGCCCGGGATGCTCGAGCGGGGCTTCGGCCGGGTCGTGAACATCTCGTCGGGCTCGGCGACGCGACCGAGCGCGGGTTGGACGGCGTACTCGGCCGCGAAGGCCGCGGTCGTGCAGATGACGCGCAGCCTCGCCATCGAGCTCGAGGGCACCGGCGTGACGGCGTGCGCGTTCAACCCGGGCGGGATGGATACCGACATGCAGGAGCGCATCCGTCGCACGCCCACCTCGGACTTCCCGCGGGCCGACGAGTATCGCGCCCTCGCGAAGGAGGGGCGACTCGTCGATCCCAAGGCGCCGGCGCGCGCGATCGCGTACCTGGCGCTGCCGAGCACTCAGAGGAACGGACAGGCGCTCCAGTACGACGACGAGGAGCTGCGCCGCGCGGTGGAGAGCGCCCTCCCTGGGTAGACGCTGATGCTCGCCGACGAACGGCGCGAAGAGCTCGTGCGCTTCGAGCGCACCGCAGCGAGAACCATTACCTGAAGGTCTACATCGGGCGTCTGCGCGACAAGCTCGAGGACGAGGCGTCGCAGCCGGGCCTGATGGTGAACGTGCGGGGGGTCGGCTACCGGCTCAACGCGCCCTGAGGCCGGACGTGGGAGCTAACGCTCCGCGGATTTCTCGCGTCCCGCCGGCCGGTAGTTCTTTCGCTTCTGGATCGCAGCCGAGATCAGCTTGCTCACGCCGGCGGGGTCGGTCTGCGCCCGGCGTTCCAGCTCGGCGGGACCGCGCCCGATGAGGCCGCAGGTCGGGCAGTCGCCGCGTCCGTCGAGGCGGCCGTGGCAGTTCGAGCAGTGCACCTCGAACGCGGCCTGCGGCCGGAAGAGGCCGAGCTCGATGGCCTCGGTGATGAGCGTCTGAGCATCCGTCGTCATGTCGCCCTCCTAGCCCGCGAGGACCACCGACTTCTTTTCGGTGTAGCTCTCGATCGCCTCCATGCCGTGCTCCTTGCCGAAGCCGGACTGCTTCGCGCCGCCGAACGGCAGCTGGTCGTACGCGACCTGGATGTCGTTCACCCAGGTGTATCCCGCGTCGAGCAGCTCCGCGGCCTTGCGCGCCTTCGCCATGTCCTTGGTGAAGATCGACGAGCCGAGGCCGTAGATCGAGGAGTTCGCCTTCGCGATCGCCTCGTCGATGTCCTTCACGATGAAGAGCGGCACGGCGGGCCCGAAGACCTCCTCCGTCGCCATGCGCGAGTCCTCAGGCACGTCCGTGAGCACCGTCGCGGGATAGAACCAGCCCCTCGCGTACTCCGCGCCATCGGGCCGCTTGCCTCCGGCGAGCACCTTCGCGCCACGCTTCACGGCGTCCGCGACCTGCGCCTCCACTTCGGCACGCTGGTGCTCGGTGTGGAGCGGACCCATCTTCGTATCGGCCGCGAACTGCTCGCCGATCTTCCACTCCTTCTGCGCGCGCTCCGTGAACTTCGTCATGAACTCTTCGGCGATCTTCTCGAACAGGAAGATGCGTTTCACCGCGAGGCACGCCTGCCCCGCGTTGAAGAAGCGGCCGATCGCCGCGGCCGCGGTCGCGCGCCGGATGTCGGCGTCGTCGGCGACGATGAGAGCGTCGCTGCCGCCGAGCTCGAGCGTCACGCGCGTCACGTTCTTCGCGGCGAGCTGCATGATCCGCTTGCCGGTCGCGGTCTGTCCGGTGAACGCGATCTTGTTGATCTTGGGGTGGCTCACCAGCGCGTCGCCGATCTCGCTGCCGGACCCGTGCACCACATTGATGACGCCGGGTGGGAAGCCGGCCGAGTTGATCGCCTCGATCGCGCGCTGCGTCGCGAGCGGCGTGGTCGACGCGGGCTTGAGGATGATCGTGCATCCGGTCGCGAGCGCCGGGCAGAGCTTGTTCGCGAACAGGGTGAGCGGGAAATTCCACGGCGTGATCGCGACGACGACGCCGACCGGACGGCGGATCGTGATGCCGAACTTCGACGGATCGTCGAGCGGGATGTAGTCGCCACGGATCTTGTCGGCGAGACCGGCGAAGTACTCGAGGTTCTCGGCGACGCGCTGCGCCTCGATCTTCGCGTGCGCGAGCGGCTTGCCCTGCTCCATCGCGAGGAGCTTCGCGACCTCGTCGACGACCTCGTGCATCTTCCGCGCGGCCTCGAGCATGAGCTTTGCGCGCTTGCTGCCAGGCGTCGCCGCCCAGCCGGGGAACGCCTTGCGCGCGGCATCGACCGCGGCGTCGACGTCGGCCTGCGTGCCGCGCGGGATCTGGCCGACCACCTCGCCGTTCGCGGGATTCCGGACCGCTATCGTCCGAGCGCCCTGTGCGTCGACGAGCTCGCCGCCGATGAGCATCTTGGCCATTCTTCCCACGACCTCCCTGACTTACCGCCCCATTCCTGCACCCAGTCTAGGGAATGAGCTGACTCCAATGCGCACAGTTAGCTCCTGTTCGCTCTGACGAACGAGCGCCGCGGTCTATAAGGTATTGCGCGCAGCACTGTGGGGAGGTCAGCGACATGGCCGTGCGACTCGAGAAGCAGGACGCGATCGGACACATCGTCCTCGACCGGCCCCCGGCCAACTCCTATGACCGCGCGTTCA contains:
- the pheA gene encoding prephenate dehydratase; protein product: MAHGGLSLSVSYQGLAGAFSEAAAAALFPDEKLQPRRTFSEVFAALENSEVDAAVVPVENTHAGSVADVYDLLRNHRGVRIVAEAVVRVRHCLLAVPGAKLADIKIARSHPQALAQVEDFLRRAKIQPEVAYDTAGAAADVAAAGDRTIAAIASKRAAGRYGLTVLAESIETSPDNFTRFFALARDGDAAVARRVPAPLLTGPWKTSVVYAAANVPGALTRTLQPFATAGVQLTKIESRPSRAGPWDYVFYLDFEADPRTSPAREALALMATCCEWVQPLGTYRAATTVLEPD
- a CDS encoding branched-chain amino acid transaminase, coding for MASSVREQLKETAALGTEIPETGWAYQDGVYKKLADAHVSIATHALNYGTGVFEGIRAYWNAGQEQLYVFRLQEHFDRMRDNCRLLRIDLPGDSRVLADVTLELMRRNEFRTDVYIRPLAYKAARSIKVALHDLRSGFGMYAFPIGAYLPTSGLAARTATWRRTADDSIPARGKLTGAYINTALAVDEAHDANADESIFLTRDGHVSEGGSANLFMVRDGELITPSVSDDILEGITRDSIMIIAREELGLTIRERAIDRTELFIADEVFFCGTGAQVAPCVKVDGRVVGDGKIGPIARRIGDVYFAIARGDDKRHAEWRTAVYR
- a CDS encoding ABC transporter permease, coding for MGKAALIAWREIRWEIYGDRASVIRTGFFAVLPILFVLSASSQPGGPNDISILALALQSTLIPALSGVALIASTFTQEKENGTLVPLLASPVRDIDIVVGKLLGMVGPVMLICLGSLGVYYVLGSFLFGATRIRLALPPEILFAVLVVAFLYLMSAGSWVLIIAALVRTTRAGQQLAGVMIGLSAALFGGLAIAFARIADGWGLVILGLVFVATDVVALEIARRVWQRGEVIGRL
- a CDS encoding ABC transporter ATP-binding protein — translated: MIDVRDLSRSFGRTTALDHVSFRVEPGEIVALLGPNGAGKTTASRIIAGILAPSDGDVLVDGISVRTDPGSIRSRCGMVTDQPSLYERMTLRAYLAFFCHLYDVAGAAHRTEELAKLLGLSDRLDVRLGAFSRGMKQKVAIARGLVHDPPVLLLDEPATALDPETARSLRSFIVSLRARHRAILLCTHDLDEAQRIADRVVVLYRGRVAREGLTGDLRADAHPRFIVSFTGDATAARETLARAGVKAEPADPQNGYNALRFDADEPGTTNPAVLRALLASGASVITLVREERSLEDAYFSIVAEAGESNG
- a CDS encoding aminotransferase class V-fold PLP-dependent enzyme, which translates into the protein MDVAPEIDPVPDVSREALQALRGDFLYFQVAGSGPTFPVAHRAADAYRSWLTSVGMFSHVGYDAYNAGLDQVRADFAAAIGDEGGATRIALAQSATDGLNILIGGLRLKPRMPRKGGALIVTTAEEHGSALLPVFARRARGDRVQVIAHRDDASFLDDVRTAFAGGAEALVISLVGCKSGKVLPVADATRIAHDAGATVIVDCAQALGQIPVDVRALGADAYAFLGYKWLHGPLGVGAFWVNDPDRFESTRLGWRSQSAMDLEGHVTLKPEASRFEIGTVDAGAFHGLRQTLAVHRQLGATVGQRIRALRVRLLERLADLPFDVLSRPSDPTGIVIVAPRGVPALEVVERMWREQRIVIKHLSEPGLEAIRLSFWALHQESDIDQLADAFARTLASPVR
- a CDS encoding SDR family oxidoreductase; amino-acid sequence: MAPLTGQVAIVTGAGRGLGRAVAETLAGLGASVVLASRNAPELDEVVKVIKRSGGHALAQTADVADERQVQDLGLATARWVGPASILVNCAGMVDPMTPLSRSDPALWLRNIAINVGGTYLPLRVVLPGMLERGFGRVVNISSGSATRPSAGWTAYSAAKAAVVQMTRSLAIELEGTGVTACAFNPGGMDTDMQERIRRTPTSDFPRADEYRALAKEGRLVDPKAPARAIAYLALPSTQRNGQALQYDDEELRRAVESALPG
- a CDS encoding aldehyde dehydrogenase family protein; translated protein: MAKMLIGGELVDAQGARTIAVRNPANGEVVGQIPRGTQADVDAAVDAARKAFPGWAATPGSKRAKLMLEAARKMHEVVDEVAKLLAMEQGKPLAHAKIEAQRVAENLEYFAGLADKIRGDYIPLDDPSKFGITIRRPVGVVVAITPWNFPLTLFANKLCPALATGCTIILKPASTTPLATQRAIEAINSAGFPPGVINVVHGSGSEIGDALVSHPKINKIAFTGQTATGKRIMQLAAKNVTRVTLELGGSDALIVADDADIRRATAAAAIGRFFNAGQACLAVKRIFLFEKIAEEFMTKFTERAQKEWKIGEQFAADTKMGPLHTEHQRAEVEAQVADAVKRGAKVLAGGKRPDGAEYARGWFYPATVLTDVPEDSRMATEEVFGPAVPLFIVKDIDEAIAKANSSIYGLGSSIFTKDMAKARKAAELLDAGYTWVNDIQVAYDQLPFGGAKQSGFGKEHGMEAIESYTEKKSVVLAG